From Flavobacteriales bacterium, a single genomic window includes:
- a CDS encoding MFS transporter, translating to MVLILDFMIMMAANPMIVADLGISNSEFSYLISIYTFGAGLSGFFGVFFLDMLDRKKMLISLMIGFSLAVFFSGNTTDYWTFFIARAISGAFNGAIIALILSIISDLIPEKRRAAAIGFVFAAFGVASVVGIPSSMWLAMNYKWQSPFIAYSIFLSVMLIVTSIVLPKMTSHLEKREKNSNPFYVLKMIFTDGNMLRGLIFTALLVLGQFSIIPYIAGFMSTNIGYTNEDVTLMYFIGGLVTVFLSPVIGIVADKIGKQKTFIGLTVLSIAPFLLLTSMTNMAFWLSLTINSSFFILISGRMIPATTITTSIVVQQYRGSFMSMRTAVQQFSMSLASVFVGLVTYRNEIGELVNFEYTGYFAVILSILAIWVGSTLKKVE from the coding sequence TCGTTGCTGATTTGGGTATTTCTAATTCGGAGTTTAGTTATTTGATTTCTATCTACACTTTTGGAGCTGGGTTGAGTGGATTTTTTGGGGTATTCTTTTTGGATATGCTGGATCGAAAGAAGATGCTTATTTCTTTGATGATAGGATTTTCTCTAGCCGTTTTCTTTTCGGGAAACACAACAGATTACTGGACTTTCTTTATTGCAAGAGCAATTAGCGGTGCCTTTAATGGTGCAATTATAGCTTTAATACTTTCAATTATTTCTGACTTGATTCCTGAGAAAAGAAGGGCCGCCGCCATTGGTTTTGTATTTGCGGCATTCGGAGTGGCTTCCGTAGTAGGTATACCAAGCAGCATGTGGTTAGCGATGAATTACAAATGGCAATCACCATTTATTGCGTACAGTATATTTCTGTCGGTTATGCTAATCGTGACTAGCATTGTCTTGCCAAAGATGACTTCTCACCTTGAGAAAAGAGAAAAGAATAGTAATCCATTCTATGTATTGAAGATGATATTTACGGATGGAAATATGTTGAGGGGATTAATTTTTACTGCTTTGCTTGTACTTGGTCAATTTTCGATAATCCCGTACATCGCTGGGTTTATGTCTACAAATATTGGCTATACCAATGAGGATGTAACGCTAATGTATTTTATTGGTGGGTTGGTAACGGTTTTCTTATCGCCGGTGATCGGTATTGTGGCGGACAAGATTGGGAAACAGAAGACTTTTATAGGATTAACAGTATTAAGTATTGCTCCTTTTTTATTGTTGACTAGTATGACCAATATGGCGTTTTGGTTATCCCTAACAATTAACTCTTCGTTCTTTATTTTAATATCTGGAAGGATGATACCAGCAACAACTATAACCACTTCGATCGTAGTGCAGCAATATCGTGGAAGTTTTATGAGCATGCGTACAGCTGTTCAGCAATTTTCCATGAGTCTTGCGTCAGTATTCGTAGGCCTTGTTACCTATAGAAATGAGATTGGGGAACTGGTAAATTTCGAGTATACCGGTTATTTCGCAGTGATACTCTCCATATTAGCAATATGGGTTGGAAGTACACTTAAAAAAGTAGAGTAG